One genomic segment of Amycolatopsis sp. Hca4 includes these proteins:
- a CDS encoding MgtC/SapB family protein, whose translation MTIFEMLLRVGTGVGLGAVIGIERQFRARMAGLRTNALVAVGATLFVLLSAHGFGGLASSGDADPTRVAAQIVSGIGFLGAGVILRDGLNVRGLNTAATLWCSAAVGALAGAGLYAVAVAGTAVVVGVNVVLRPLGRVVDRRPEAGDETPARYEFQAVTRDEAEAHVRALLVQALTRTDFRLLSVLSTDLENRTVEVRAELVGDQRDDAQMEAAVSRLSLEPSVSSVRWVAVPA comes from the coding sequence ATGACCATCTTCGAAATGCTGCTGCGCGTGGGCACCGGCGTCGGCCTGGGTGCCGTCATCGGGATCGAGCGCCAGTTCCGCGCCCGGATGGCCGGGCTGCGCACCAACGCACTGGTCGCGGTGGGTGCGACGCTGTTCGTGCTGCTGTCGGCCCACGGCTTCGGCGGGCTGGCTTCCAGCGGCGACGCCGACCCGACCCGGGTGGCGGCCCAGATCGTGTCGGGCATCGGGTTCCTCGGCGCCGGAGTGATCCTCCGCGACGGCCTCAACGTGCGCGGCCTCAACACGGCGGCAACGCTGTGGTGCTCGGCCGCGGTCGGCGCCCTGGCCGGGGCGGGCCTGTACGCGGTCGCGGTGGCCGGGACCGCGGTCGTGGTCGGGGTGAACGTCGTGCTGCGGCCGCTGGGCCGTGTCGTCGACCGCCGTCCGGAGGCGGGTGACGAGACACCGGCGCGGTACGAGTTCCAGGCGGTGACCCGCGACGAGGCCGAAGCCCACGTGCGGGCCCTGCTGGTGCAGGCCCTGACCCGCACGGACTTCCGGCTGCTGTCGGTGCTGAGCACGGACCTGGAGAACCGCACCGTCGAGGTCCGCGCCGAGCTGGTCGGCGACCAGCGCGACGACGCCCAGATGGAGGCCGCGGTGTCGCGGCTGTCGCTGGAGCCGTCGGTGTCGAGCGTGCGCTGGGTGGCCGTCCCCGCATGA